Part of the Sinorhizobium terangae genome is shown below.
CGGCTTTCCATCCGGAATTGGGTTTCAGCCCGTTCGAAGCGATGCCCGCACCTCCTTGCGAAACATGAATTTTAGCCCCGACCAGACCGGGTCGATGGCGCAGACCTTCACATCCACGAGATCGAGCGGCAGAAATATCTCGCGCAAATCATTCTCGGTCAGGTCCGTCGCAACGCCCGAGGACCGGTTCGGCCACGAGACCCAGAACATTCCGTCCGCCCTAAGCCACGCCGCGAGCGCATCGGCCCGACTTTCGAGCGCGGTCCGGTCGGTTTCGAAGACATGGATGTAGTCATAGCGGCGTGAGACGGTCCGGCCGATCGAAGTGTCGGCAAGTGCGAAACCGGGAAAGGCAGCAATTTCAGGAAGGGTGGACGGAACGGCAAGAATGAGCGCGGTCTGCCCGTCGCGCAGGCCGAGCTTTTTTATCAGTGGTGTTCCGGAATAGCCTGCGTCGCTCATCGGATCACGTCAGGTCCCTACGGCGGGAGTCGCCATCGTCACATCACCGGTTTTTCCCCATCGAGGAGGCGAAGGATGAGGCTTGCCCCGCAAAAACGCAACTGATAGAGCGGCTTTGCAATCACCGGAGCGGCATGGCTTTGGATTGCCTCGATCCAGAACCGTCACGATCCGGGAGCACAGCCGTGACTCGCCTCCAGGCCAATCTATTCCTGCTGTTTTCCGGTGCGATCTGGGGGGCCGGTTTTGTCGCTCAATCGACTGCGATGGAGGCAATCGGTCCGCTCTGGTTCATCGGCCTGCGTTTCGCGATCGCGACGATCGTCGCGCTGCCGCTGGCGGTTGTCGAAGGAAAAATTGCCAAGAAGCCGCTTCCGCAAAAATCGATCCGCAACTTCATTGTCATCGGCCTGGCGCTCTTCGGCGGCGCGGTGACGCAGCAGTTCGGGCTTCTGACGACGAGCGTGACCAATTCCGGCTTTCTGACGGGGCTCTACGTCGTCTTCGTACCGATATTGACCGTCGTGTTCCTGCGCCGCAGGCCGCATTGGGTCATCTGGCCGGGCGCCCTGCTTGCGACCTTCGGCATCTTCCTTCTGAGCGGTGGGGCACTTTCGAGCCTGACCGGCGGAGATCTCCTGACGATCGTCTGTGCGCTCTTCTGGGCAATCCAGATGCTGCTCGTCGGCATCTTCGCCTCCGATACCGGTCGCCCGATGCTGCTATCGATGGTGCAATTCGCCGTCTGCGCCGTGCTTGGTTGCGTACTCGCAGCCTTCACCGAACCGCTAAGCCTCGAGGTGATCGAGAACGCCCTGCCCCAGATCCTTTACGCCGGCGTGTTTTCAAGCGGCGTCGCCTTCATCTGCCAGGTTGTCGGCCAGCGCTACACGACGGCACCGCAGGCGGCGATCTTCCTGTCAAGCGAGGCTCTTTTCGCCGCTCTTTTCGGGGGGCTGCTGCTTGGCGAAGTCATCACGCCAATCGGTTACCTTGGCTGCGCCGTCATTTTCGTGGCGATGCTGGCGGTGGAACTCATTCCTGAACTGGCGAAACGGCGCCAGGAGGCAGAAGCAGCCGCTTGATGCGACTCAACCTACAGCGCCCGGCGTCCGATCAGACGGCTCGCTGTAGACTTTGAAATCCTGCATGATTTTGTCCTTAAACCGATTCCGATTTTAGGAATCATGCCTTAGGCAAGAATTCTCTGTACAGCGGGCAAGCTGAACTTACGGTATTACTTATTACTGTCCAGTAGCGCCAATTTTGCTTCGGAATGAGACAAGCCAAGCACCACCGCGGGCGAAGTTTGCTGTATTCCTTGCAGATTTTCTGCAAAGATTTGCGACAGAGCTTTGCCGCTTCCGGAACATGAGACATATCAGGCGCTTGCGATTTTCGAACGAAACCGCGCGAAGCCGCGGCATGATCGAGAGCGACAAAATATGACGCAAATCGTCCAGTCCAGCCGCACGCGTGTTCAAAAAGCTGT
Proteins encoded:
- a CDS encoding DMT family transporter, producing the protein MTRLQANLFLLFSGAIWGAGFVAQSTAMEAIGPLWFIGLRFAIATIVALPLAVVEGKIAKKPLPQKSIRNFIVIGLALFGGAVTQQFGLLTTSVTNSGFLTGLYVVFVPILTVVFLRRRPHWVIWPGALLATFGIFLLSGGALSSLTGGDLLTIVCALFWAIQMLLVGIFASDTGRPMLLSMVQFAVCAVLGCVLAAFTEPLSLEVIENALPQILYAGVFSSGVAFICQVVGQRYTTAPQAAIFLSSEALFAALFGGLLLGEVITPIGYLGCAVIFVAMLAVELIPELAKRRQEAEAAA